ATGCGCTCCAGGTCCTCCTTGTTGATGAACTTGACCGGCGTGGGCTTGGTCACGCCCGCGTTGCTGACGAAGCCGTCCAGCTGCGGCAGCGCAGCCACCAGCTCGTCCAGCGCCTCCTGGCTGGTGAGGTTGGCCACCAGATACTGGTGCCCCTCCCCTTCCAGCAGGCCCAGCGTCTCCACCAGACCGGCTTCGTTGATGTCGGTCAGGATGAGCCGGGCGCCCAGTTTGGCGCACTCCACGCTCGTGGCCCGGCCGATGCCGCCGGCTGCGCCCGTGACCAGGATGGTCTTCCCCGTCAGGGCAAAAGGATTGTATTCCATTACGCTACTTTGGCCTGAACCGTGTTGAACAGATCCTGGATGGTGACGGCCGACTTCATCTCGTTGCCGGTGAGCGCTACGCCATATTCCTCGTCGATCATGGCGATGATGGAGAGGGCGATGATGGAAGAATATTCGTCGAGATCGTGGAAGACCGTCTCCGGGGTGAGATCCTCGGCCGGCGTGTCGTCGAACTGGTCGGCGAAATTGACAATGAATTCGTTGATGTCCATAATGATGCTATGTGTTTTATATCTCTAACTTCTTGGCCGGGTTGCCGCATACGGTGGTCCCGGGTTTCACTTTCCTGATCACAAAACTCAGCGCGCCCACGTGGGCGCCCGTCCCGACCGTCACGTTGTGGCTGATCACGGCTCCGGTGTGGATGTTAACCTCATCCTCGATCACGATCCCGCCCACGCAGGTGACGTGCGTGTCGATGCGGTTCCAGTTGCCGATGTGGGCGTCGTGCCCAATCACGGTGTAGGACTGGATCATGTTGTAATCTCCGACCACGGCGTCGTTGCCGATCACGGAGAAGGCCCCGATGAAATTACCTTTCCCCAACTTGGCATTTTGATAGATCCGCGCCGTCTCGTGGATCAGCTCCATGAACTCGCCGCCCCGGCGGATGATCTCTTCCATGCAGGCGCGACGGAACGCACCGCCGATGGACGACACGAACACATCGTCCGGCTGCGGCTGGTAGTCCCGGATCGTCCCGACGATCGGCGGATAGTTCTCAAACGCATCCAGCGCCGCGAGATTGTCGTCGATGAATCCCTTCACGACAAACTTCTCGCCGTATCCTACGCTCTCAAGCGCATTGCTGTATATCGTCCGGCCCATTCCGCCGGCCCCGATGATGATCAGGTTCTTCATGATTTCTTTTTTTCAATCTCCTCGATAAAAATCTTTTCCAGTTGCTTGGCAATCACCTCCCCGGAGAAGCGGCTGTGGACGTATTCCCGGATCGCCTCCGGCGAGTAGTCTCCGATGTGTTCCTCCACGCTGTCCATTGCCCTCGTCAAACCCGTCACGTCATCCACATCGACCAGGAGGCCGCATGTGTCGTTCATGAAGTGCTCCGGGCCACCGCAAGGTGTAGCGATCGCGGGGATGCCCATGGCCATAGCCTCGATATAGGACACGCCGAAAGTCTCGGCACGCGAAGCGAGGGCAAACGCGGAACAAGTAGCATAGACAGCGGCGATCTCCTCCCGCGGGATCCGGCCAAGGAAACGGACTCGGGACGCCACGCCTTCGGCCT
The sequence above is a segment of the Bacteroidales bacterium WCE2004 genome. Coding sequences within it:
- a CDS encoding Phosphopantetheine attachment site encodes the protein MDINEFIVNFADQFDDTPAEDLTPETVFHDLDEYSSIIALSIIAMIDEEYGVALTGNEMKSAVTIQDLFNTVQAKVA
- a CDS encoding sugar O-acyltransferase, sialic acid O-acetyltransferase NeuD family; amino-acid sequence: MKNLIIIGAGGMGRTIYSNALESVGYGEKFVVKGFIDDNLAALDAFENYPPIVGTIRDYQPQPDDVFVSSIGGAFRRACMEEIIRRGGEFMELIHETARIYQNAKLGKGNFIGAFSVIGNDAVVGDYNMIQSYTVIGHDAHIGNWNRIDTHVTCVGGIVIEDEVNIHTGAVISHNVTVGTGAHVGALSFVIRKVKPGTTVCGNPAKKLEI